Below is a window of Myxococcaceae bacterium JPH2 DNA.
GACATGCTGCGTCCTCGCAAAGAGAAGGCGCCGTCCAGGGGACCGCGCCGTCCCCCTCCCATAGGCGCAATGAGGCGGCGGAGCAATGGTGTGGTGGGCCTCGCCGTCTGAGACATGCATGATGGGGGCCCCTCCAGGAGCCACGCCATGCCACGCGAGACCGTTGCCCTCTCCACCTCGGATGGCCCTTGTCAGACCGAGGTCTTCACGCCCGAGGGCTCGGGCCCCTGGCCGGCGGTCCTCTTCCTGATGGACGCCCCGGGCCCGCGCCCCGCGCTGTTCGACATGGCCGAGCGGCTCACGCGCCACGGCTACCTCGTCCTGCTGCCGGACCTGTACCACCGCGCCACGCTGCCCTACACGCCGCAGTCCATCCGCGAACTCATGCGGACACCGGAGGGTGAGAAGCAGTGGCGCACCCAGTACGCCGACCCAGCGATGGCGCAGGAGAACTTCCAGACCGACCTGCGCGCGATGCTCGACTACCTGCCGACCCGGCCGGACGTGCGCGCATCGGGCGTGGGCGTGACGGGCTACTGCATGGGCGGCCACCTGGCGCTGCGGACCGCGGGGCTCGCGCCGGAGCGAGTCGTCGCGGCCGCCTCGTTCCACGGTGGATATCTGGCCACGGACACCGCCGCGAGCCCTCACCTGCTCGCGCCTCGGATGAAGGCCCAGGTGTATGTGGCCTGCGCGGACAATGACCGCTCCTGTCCGGACGACATGAAGCAGCGCCTGGACGAAGCGCTGACGGCGGCGGGCGTGGTGCACACCGTGGAGACCTACGCGGGCGCGCGGCATGGCTTCGCCGTGCCGGGAAACCCCACGTATGACGAGGCCGCCAGCGAGCGCCACTGGAAGGCCCTGCTCGACCTCTTCGAGCGCACGCTGCGCCCCCGCGCGTGATGCTCAGGAGGGATTGAGTTCACCCGCGCGACGCTCCAGCTCGCGCACGGCGAAGTCGATGAACGCGCGGATGCGTGGCGTCTCGCGCAGATCCGCGTGGACGCCCAGCCGCACTGGCAGCACCGGGCCGGGCTGCGGGGTCGCCACCCGGCGAAACATCGGGCGTGCGTCCGCCAACATGCGCGGCAGCACCGCGAGCGCCTCGCCCGCCTCGACGACCGCGAGCTGGGAGCGGATGCTGTTGGTGCGCACGTTGCGCCGGGCCTCGGGGGCGATCGCGCGCAGCCACCCTGACAGGGACAGCTTCCCGGGCAGGTCGTTCAGCAGGACGATGGCGTGGCCCGCGCCGCCCTCCGCGAAGTCCGGCGCGCCATGTGCCTTGAGGTACGCCTGCGAGGCGTACAGCCCATACGAGACGTCGGCGACCTTCCGCTCGATGAGGGACTCCTCGTCGAACGTGCCGAAGCGAATGGCGATGTCCGCCTCGCGGCGCGCGAGGTTGTAGCGGCGCTTGTCATTGACGAGGTCCAGGCTCACCAGCGGGTGCTGCGCACCGAACCGAGCCAGGAGCGGTGCCACCACGTAGTCCCCGAGCCAGTCGATGCTCGTCACCGTGATGGTGCCCTCCAGGCCCGTGTCGCGCGCGGCCACGCGCCGCTCGATGGCCAGCGCGCCCTCCTCCATGCGCTCCAGGCTCTCCACGAGCGCGGCGCACAGCGGCGTTGGCGTGAGTCCGCTCGCGCCCCGCTCGAACAGCTTCACGCCCAGGGCCTGCTCGAAGGCATCCAGCCTTCGGCCCACGGTGGGCTGCGTGGAGCCCAGGGTCCGCGCCGCAGCGCTCAGCGAGCCCTGCCGCACCACGGCGAGCACGATTCTCAGGTCGTCCCAATCCATGTCGCCCCAGCCACGTCCGCGGTCCGCTCGGTCATATACGGTTTCGTATGAGGCCCCTACGGAATCATGGGCGGAAGCGCGCGGCGCGAATCCGTACATCTCCCTGCATTCCGGAAGCGCACTCCCCGCGCCTCTCGCCAGGAGCCTCGCCATGCCCTCCGCCGTCGCCAGCCTCACCCTCGCCGCCACCCTCGGACTCGCCCCCACCGCTCCCACCGCTCCGACCACGCCGCTCACGTCGCGCCTGGACCGGGCCATCGATCGCGCGCTCGCCGAGCACCGCATCGTCGGCACCGTGGTGCTGGTCGCGAAGAACGGCCAGCTCGTCTACCACCGCGCCGCGGGAGACGCGGACCGCGAGGCCCACCGCCCCATGCGCGAGGACTCGCTGTTCCGCCTCTCTTCGCTGACGAAGGCGCTCGTCTCCACCGCCGCGCTGGCCATGGTCGAGCGCCACCAGCTCGACCTGGATGACCCCGTCACGAAGTGGATCCCCACCTTCCGTCCCAAGCTGGCGGATGGCACCACGCCCACCATCACGGTGCGCCACCTGGTGACGCACACCGCGGGCCTCACCTACGGCTTCATGGAGCCCGCGGACAGCCCGTACCACCGCGCGCAGGTCTCTGACGGACTGGACGCCCCGGGCCTCTCCATGGAGGAGAACCTGCGGCGCATCGCCTCCGTGCCGCTGTCGTACACGCCGGGCACGCGCTGGGGGTACTCCGTCGCCACGGACGTGCTCGGTGAGGTCATCGCCCGCGCGGCCGGCGCCCCGCTGCCGCAGGTGGTGGAGCGCCTCGTCATCCGGCCCCTGGGCCTGAAGGACACGAGCTTCCAGGTGCGCGACGTGGCCCGGCTCGCGGCGGCCTACGCCAACGCGACACCCGAGCCCGTGCGCATGGGCGAGGAGCACGTGATTGCCTTTGGTCCCAGCGGCGTGCGCTACGCACCGGGCCGCGTGTTCGACCCGAACTCCTTCGCCTCGGGCGGCGCCGGCATGGTGGGCACCGCCACCGACTTCTTGAAGTTCCTGGAGGTGCTGCGCCAGGGCGGAGGGAAGGTGCTGACGGAGTCCACCACGCGACGCATGACGGTGCCGCAGACGGCGCCGGAGACCGAGTCCCTGGGGCCCGGCTGGGGCTTCGGTCTGGGAGTGGGTGTGCTGGTGGATCCAGCCAAGGCGCACAGCCCGCAGCCCGTGGGCACCGTGCAGTGGATTGGCGCGTACGGACACACGTGGTTCATCGATCCGAAGAACCACCTGACCGTCGTCGCGCTCACCAACACGGCCATCGAGGGCATGGCGGGACAGTTCCCCAACGACATCCGCGACGCCATCTACGACGCGAAGCCGTGAGGTCCCCGCTCAGGCGGTGCGCACCACCCCGCCCACCACCTGGACGGGCCACGGCGTGAGCCGCGCGCCCGAGCAGGGCCCGCCCACGCACAGCCCGTCCTCGGGTTGGAACAGGGCGCCGTGCCACGAGCACGCGATGAGGCGCCCATCCGGCGTGAGGTAGTCATCCAGCTTCTGCGCGAGCGGCAATCCGGCGTGAGGGCAGCGGTCCACGTAGCCCCACACCGAGTCCCCGCGGCGCACGAGGAAGCCGTGGAAGAAGGCCTCCCCTATCTGGAGCACGAGGTTGCGCGCGCCGGGCTCTCTCAGCGAGTCCAGCGTGCACAGCGCCACGTTGGCCGGCGTGGAGAAGACCCGCGAGCGGCCCTGCGTCGACTCGGAACTCAGGGCAGCCTGGCCTTCTGGAAGCCCGACCAGCAGTGGTCGTAGTCGGACTGGAGCGCGGCGGTCTCCATGGCGAAGCGCGTGGGCCGGATGACCCACCGCGACTCGAACATGAAGGCGAGCGTGTCCTTGATCTTGTGCGGCTGGAGGTCCACCCGCACGGCCTGCTCGTAGCTCGACTGGTCCGGCCCGTGGCCGCTCATGCAGTTGTGCAGCGACGCGCCGCCCGGAGAGAAGCCCCCAGCCTTGGCGTCATAGGCGCCGTGCACCAGCCCCATGAACTCGCTCATCACGTTGCGGTGGAACCACGGGGGCCGGAAGGTCTTCTCCGCCACCATCCAGCGCGGCGGGAAGATGACGAAGTCGCAGTTGGCCGTGCCCGGCACCTCGCTGGGCGAGGTCAGCACCGTGAAGATGGACGGATCCGGGTGATCGAAGCTCACCGTCCCAATGGTGTTGAACCGGCTCAGGTCGTACTTGTACGGGGCAAGATTGCCGTGCCACGCCACCACGTCCAGCGGGGAGTGGTCGAACTCGGAGACCCACAAGCGGCCCTGGAACTTCTGCACCACGCGCGTGGGCCGGTCGATGTCCTCGTAGGCCGCGACGGGCGTGAGGAAGTCGCGCGGGTTGGCCAGTCCGTTCGAGCCGATGGGCCCCAGGTCCGGCAGGCGGAAGGGCGCGCCCAGGTTCTCGCAGATGTAGCCCGCCACCGGACCGTCCGGCAGCTCGGCGCGGAAGCGCACGCCGCGCGGCACCACGCCCACGTCACCGGGCGCCAGCTCCAACACGCCCATCTCCGTGACGAGCCGGAGCCGGCCCGCCTGCGGAACGAGGAGCAGCTCGCCGTCGGCGTTGAAGAAGACCTTGTCGGTCATCGACCGGTTGGCGAGGTACAGGTGGATGGCGATGCCCGCGCCCGTGCCCGGGTCACCGTTGCCGGCGTAGGTGACGAGCCCCTCCACGAAGTCCCGAGGCTCCGCCGGCATCGGCTGCGGACTCCAGCGCAGCCGGTTGGGCGACGGCGCAACCTCGTCGAACGGGCCGCCCCGCAGGAGCCCCTGCGGATGCGGCTGGAACGGCGGATGGTTCGCGCTCGGGCGGATGCGGTAGAGCCACGAACGCTTGTTCTCCCGGCGCGGCGCCGTGAAGGCCGTGCCCGAGAGCTGCTCGGCGTACAGCCCGTAGGGCGTCCGCTGCGGCGAGTTCTGCCCCTGAGGAAGCGCTCCGGCCACCGCCTCCGTCGCGAACTCGTTGCCGAACCCCGAGAGATAGCCGCCCGACGCGGGCTTGAGGCCCGAGCCGGTTACCGCCCGTGTTTCCGTGTCCGTGGTCACCTGAGTCTCCTCCGAAGCGCGCCGAGGGATTTACCGCGCCGGGTCGACCTTGATGACCCCGCGACGAATCTGATCCAACTCGATGGACTCGAACAGGGCCTGGAAGTTGCCGTTGCCGAAGCCCTCGTTGCCCTTGCGCTGGATGATCTCGAAGAAGATGGGCCCGAAGAGGTTCTCGGTGAAGATCTGCAGGAGCAGGCCTTCCTTCTCGCTGCCGTCGATGAGGATGCGGTTCTTCCGCATCCGGGGCAGGTCCTCGCCGTGGTTGGGGACGCGCTTGTCCACCAGGTCGTAGTACGCGTCCAGGGTGTCCTGGAGCGCCACGCCCCGCGCGCGCAGCCGCTCGACGGTGCCGTAGATGTCCGGGGTCGTCAGCGCCAGGTGCTGGATGCCCTCGCCGTTGTACTGGCGGATGAACTCCTCGATCTGCGACTTGTCATCCTGGCTCTCGTTGAGCGGGATGCGGATGGCGCGGTCCGGGGCGATCATCGCCTGGCTGAACAGCCCCGTCGCCTGCCCCTTGATGTCGAAGTACTTCTGCTCGGTGAAGCCGAAGATGCGGTTGTAGAACGTCGACCAGGTGCGCATCTGGCCCCGGCGCACGTTGTGCGTCAGGTGGTCCAGCGTCTCGAGCCCCACGTTGTTGCGGGCCTCGGCCTCGACGGCGCCCGGGATGGGCTGCCACGCGTCATAGAGCGAGCCCTTCGGGCCGTAGCGGTCCACGAGATACAGCAGGCTGCCGCCGATGCCCTCCAGCACATAGGAGCCCTGCCCCAGCGCGCCGCGCGCGGGGTCCGCCGCCTTCGCGCCACGCTCCAGCGCCAGCTCGTAGGCCGCGCGGGCGTTCTCCACCCGGAACGCCATGCCGCTCGCCGAGGCGCCGTGCGCCGTGCGGAACTCGGCGGCCTGCCCGGTGGGCTCGCGGTTGATCAGCAGGTTGATGTCGCCCTGCTTGTAGCGGATGAGGTCCTTGGTCGGGTGCTTGGCGTTGGCCGTGAAGCCCAGCCGCTCCAGGAGCTGCACCATGACCTCGGGCGCGGGGCCCGTGAACTCCACGAACTCGAAACCGTCCAGCCCCAACGGGTTCTCAGGGGTAATCGCCATGGCACCGCCTCCGTCTGTGTCCTGGGAGCGCCCGAACGCAGGGCTCCGTCTGCCTCGAACGTAGGAACGGGCACTCTCCAGCGAAAGTACAAAGATGGCCGAGAGATTGTCAGGGGATTGCACTGACTGGGCGCCCACACGGGCGGTCTCAGCCCACCTGCGCGCACCCACGCGAGGGGCGCTCCCTGCCAGCGTCAGCGATTGAACGGCGTCTCCTGGATCCAGTTGAACCCTCGACTCACGAGGGGCAGGCGCGTCTCGTCCAGCTTGCGCAGCCGGAAGGAGACGGGGGTGTCCCGGAGCGTGCCCTCCAGCAGGAGGTGCTCCGCATCGAGGGCCGTGTAGTGGAAGCTCAGTGAGGTCGCGGCGGGACCCGAGCCCTCGCGCAGGACGAGCGACTGTGCCTGGGGGTCGATCTCCGCGGTGAAGCGGCTCATCGTGTCGCCCACCGTCCGGACCCACACGCGATTGCGCAGGATGACGGCGACGTAGCGCCAGGGCAGCGGACTCTCTCGCGGCAACAAGGCGGGGGCCTGTCCCTCATGCGGCACGGACTCCACCTCGTAGAGGCCGTACAGCGGGGGCTTGGGGGCCGCCTCGCCAAACTTCGTGCGGAACTCGAGCGACTCCCCCACGTTGTTCCACACCATCCACCCGACCACGAGGAGCTTCAGTCCCCGAAGGCCCCACGTCTCTCGCCACGAGAGCGTGAAGGGCAGGTCCAGGCCCACGGGATGCGTCGCGCGGTTCAGCACCAGCACGTCCGCCAGCCGGCGCAGGTCGGGCAGCAGCAGGAACACGGCGAGCAGCAGCAGGTGCGAGGAGTAGAGCTTGACCGGCACGTCGTAGAAGAAGTTGAGCGCCACCACGTTGGACATCACGCCCACGACGACCAGCGCCCCCAGCGTGGTGGTGCGACGCGTGAACAGCAGCAGCCCGCCCAGCACCTCGGCGCTGCCGGTGAAGAGGTTGTAGCCGGTGGAGTACCCCATGAAGGTCCACAAGAGGCCCATGGGCGAGAGCTCCCCCAGCGGCTCCATCAAGCGCCCGGGGTTCGGCGCGGGGAACTGCAGCTTGATGACCTTCGCCATGCCGTAGCTGAGCATCGCGGCGGCGAGCACGTAGCGCACCAGCGTGCGCAGCACGTCATGGGCTTTCACATACTGGGGGCGGCGCCAATCCCAGACGGACCACGCCGCGGTGACGACGCCCGCCAGCGCGAGGTACAGCAGGAGCTGCACGTAGTTGTACGTGGTGTCGCCGCTGCCATTCTGGAAGGTGGTGATGTCCGCGCCCAGGTGCAGCACGTGCTTTCCCACCCAGGGCACGGCCACATGCCAGACCTGCTCATTGAGGAAGCCGGAGACGAGCGCTCCGCTCGGCAGCGACTCCATCAAGAAGGAGAAGCCATAGAGGCAGAGGTAGGCGCACGCGAAGCGGAAGGCGATGCGGCGCGCGAGGCTCCACGCAGGCGCGGGCTTCGGTGGCTCCAGGGGGGAGGACTCCCCTCCTGCGTGGACAGCGTGGGGCTCGATACCGACGGGCTGCGGCACGACAGGGGTCATGGGACGCTCCTGGCGCGAGCATAGTCAACCGCGCCAGACCGCCCAATGACACCCTTCAACCCGCATCATTCTTGAAGAGCCACATGAGGTGCTCCGCGAACTGCTGGAGCGTCTTCACCTCGGCGGGCGCGGCGAGATAGTATTTGCGCTCGTAATCCTCGACGTCGCCGGGGCCCAGCGCGCGGCTGCCCACGTCGAGGCTCACGTCATAGAGCCCCTTGAACTTCTCGATGTCGAACGGCTCGCGCCCCGATGTGGCGCGCGCCTGACGGATCGCGGCGCGCTCCTCCTCACGGCGCTTGTCGCGGGCCTGCCGCAGCTCCTTGAGGGTCTCCTCGGCGGTCTTCGGTACGAACTTTCCTTGAGTCGTCATGGCTGTTCCCAGTCGTTGAGCCCGTCACCGTCGCTCATTGTTTCGAGTGCGCGTCCAAGGCCTGTTCGAGCGTCTTGCCTTGGTAGGCCTCGAGCGCCACCCGCGTCTTCTCCGCCACGGCGTCCGCGCCCGGGAAGCCCTGCGCCTTGATTCCATCCACCTGCTTCTCGATGAACGTGGTGTCGATGACCGTCGCCTTCACCTGCGCGATGTCCTCGCGCGGATCCGCCCCGACCGCCTTGTCGAACAGCGCCTGCTTCTCCGCCGTATCCGGCCCCATCCACTTGCCGTCACGCTTCTCCGCGACCAGGGTCTGCTGCCCCTTCTCATCCGTCACGTAGAGCTTGTAGTCGGTGATCTGCTTGTTCTCGATGACGCCCTGGAAGCGGCCTTCCTCGGGGCCCTCGTCCCGCCCCATGAGCAGGTCCCGCCGATTCTGGCGCACGCCATCGAAGCCGCCGCTGACGGGCGCGAAGGGGACCAACGGATCCGCGGTGCCCGGCTTGCGGGTGAGCACGCGGACGCACGAGGTCTCCAGCGGCACCTCCAGGTCGATGAGCTTGAGCTTCCGGGTCCCGATGTCCTTGAGCAGCCGCGGGATGTCATTGGCGCCCGCGAAGCGCTTGTCCATCACGAGCGAGCTGTCCGGCTTGTCCAGCATCGCCCGCTCCACGCGCTGGGACATCGCCGAGCCTTCCCAGTGCGACTGCTGGGTGCTGATCTTCCCTGCGTGCGCGGCGACGAGCTGTGCCTTGAGGGGGTCCGGGTTCATCGCGCCCCGCGTCTCCCCATCCGTGTCGAGCACCTTCTGGCTCAACGCGGGGTCCTTCTTGACGGTCGTGCTCTTGCCGGAGGCGGTGTTGCCGCGCAAGGCATAGACGACGCCCTTCTCGCCGTGGTCCGCGATGCGCTTGGACAGCGCCTCGGCGTGGCCCACCGCATCCCCGACAATCTTGTCCTGGAGTTTGAGGCGCTCGGGAACCCAGTTCGAGCGGTCAATCATGAAGGGGAACAAGTCCTTCGCGGGCAGCTCCTTCAGCGTGAAGGCCTCGTGGGACTCCACCTTGCCCCCTGAGTGCTCCAGGATGGCCTGACGGGCCGCATAGGTCCCGGGCGCGGTCCCCGTGGGGTCCGCCTTCTTGAGCTTCCCCAGCAGCTCCTTCGCGTTGTCGGGCGTCACCTTCTCCGTGGTGACCTTGCCCTCGACGGTCAGCGTGATTTCGTTGCCCTTGGTCGCGAAGGTCGCGCCCGCCCCCGAGGCCGCGCGGGGCCGGCCCAACGGCATGCTCTTGGCGACATGCTGCTCGGGCCTGGCCGGCTCGACCAGCGGGTGGGGACTCGCCTTGTCGCTGAAGCTGGAGCCCTGCGTCTTGGCCTGCGCCGCCTTTCCCGCGGCCTCCGCGTGGGACGTGGCCTTGGTGGCGGCGAGCTGCGCGGTCTTGACGTGGGTTTGGAGCGCCTCGAGGTGCGCGGCGTCCTTGCTCTCCGTCGGAGACTTCGTCGCCTCGGTGAGCGCGGCCTTGGCCTGGTCGAGCGCGGCGTGGGCCTGCTTCGCGGCGTCCTGGGCCGCCTTGGCCGCGGTGCTCGCCTCCTCGGGGGTGCTGGCCGTCTTCACCGCATCGAGCGCGGCGCGGGCTGCCTCCTCCGACTTCGTCGCCTGCTCGGCGGCGCCCTGTCCCTTGGCGAGCGTCGGGTGCGACGAGGTGTTCTTCACCGGCTTCGAATTGCCACCGCCCTCGACTCTCATCACGCGCTCCTGCTCATGAGGCGACCCGGCTCGGGCCGGCGCGGGGAGAGCGCCGGTCCGAGGCCGCGACATCATTCCTGCTAGCAGGGGCATTGTCGCGGGGGAAACACCGCGAGTTGCCCCGCGCGGACGCGGGTGTCGTCCGTTCACCACTTCACTTCACCCGGGGTTGCTCACGCGATGGCGTGCCCCTCCGCCTTGACGCCGGAGTTCGTGAAGACGTTCAGCGTGGGCTCGTCGCCTAATCCGGAGCGCCGGCCCGGGGCGTCGGGGCGAGCCATTGGCGCAGGGCCCCCGGCGCGACCGCGCGGTAGATGGTGCCGTGGGTGAGGTCCGGCCGAGGCTCGTAGCGCCACCGCAGCCCCTTCGAGGGATGGGCCTTCAACGCCTCCGCCAGCCGCGCGGTCTGGGGCGCGATGTTGTCCTCATCCGCGGAGGACAGGTAGAGCGCGCCGCGCGGCCCCGGCTGGCGCGCGAGGCGCTCCGCCGCCTTGCGGACCAGTTCGTCGCGGTTCCACCACAGGCTCGGACTCAGGGCGATGTAGCTGTCGAACAGCGAGGGTTCGAGGAAGAAGGTCTCGACGATGAACAGGCCGGCGAGCGACTCACCGATGATGGCCCGCTCCTCGGACACGCGGTAGCGCTGGCGCACCTGGGGCATCAGCTCGTCGCGGATGAAGCGGCGGAACGCGGCCGAGCCACCCACGCGCGGCGCGATCTTCCGGTCCTCGGCCACGCGCGTCGGGCCCGTCATGTCACGGCGACGCTCGGTGTTCTCGATGCCCACCACGATGAACGGCCGCAGCTCACCGGCGCGAATGCCCGCGTCCACGGTGGCGGCGACGTGCGGGAAGTCCTCCTGCGCTCCACCGTCCGGCATGTACAGCACGGGATAGCGGGTGGTGGCGCCCGGCGCGTCGTAGCCCGGCGGCAGGTAGACGAGGATGTGCCGCTGCTCCTTGAGCACGGTGGAAGCAAGCGTCAGCGACACATGCGGAGGCGCCTGCTCGGCAGGAGGCTCGGCGGCGGGCTCCGCGTGGGCCAGCGCTCCCATCATGAGCAACAAGGACAAACACCAGCGCGACAACGGCATCACAACAGGCTCCTCGGGTGACGTTCGCGAGAACGACCCGGAGTGTAGCCCCATGGACCTCGACACGCTCCGTGCTTGTTTCGCGCCGCGGCTGAGCGACATCATCGCGGGATGAACAAGGTCGAGCTGGTCCACGCGGTCGCCCAAGTCTTCCAGTTGATGGGGCCCCTCGTGTGCGGAGTCATCCTGGGCGTCCTCCACAAGAGGTTCGCGCTGCCCAAGATGACCGAGTTTCTCCAAGAGCGCGCCTGGCTGCTGTACTCGCCGCTCAACGTGGCGATGAACATCGTCTTCGTCCTCGTGAACCTCGGCATCGCGGTGGCGAGTCACGAATCGAACGTGGCGACGACGCTCGCCTGGGCGGCGGCGCATGCCTCGGAGCTGCCGATTCCGCTCTCGCCCGAGCTGCTGCGGATCGCCTCCTACGTCTCGACCTTCCTCTGCGGTCACGCGCTCGGAGCCTTCCCCACCAGGCCGACGGAGTCGCTGGAGGACACGGCCCCTCTCGGCGCCCGCGCCAAGCGTTCCTCCTGACCCGAGTCCTCTGAAACGAGCGCTTCCCCACGCGCGAGCTGTCAGGTTCGTGGGGCTCGGGCTGTAGGGGACCGCTGCACTCGCTGGAGGCTCTTCGTGACACCGCTCCCCGACTGGCGTCCCCATGCCCTGGATGGCGCCTTGCTGTGGTTCCACCCAAGCACGGGCACGCACGTGCGCATCGACAGCCCGGGCACTCGGCACCTGCGGCGCCGGGCCCCACGGCTGGTCCTC
It encodes the following:
- a CDS encoding Rieske (2Fe-2S) protein; this encodes MSSESTQGRSRVFSTPANVALCTLDSLREPGARNLVLQIGEAFFHGFLVRRGDSVWGYVDRCPHAGLPLAQKLDDYLTPDGRLIACSWHGALFQPEDGLCVGGPCSGARLTPWPVQVVGGVVRTA
- the hppD gene encoding 4-hydroxyphenylpyruvate dioxygenase; protein product: MAITPENPLGLDGFEFVEFTGPAPEVMVQLLERLGFTANAKHPTKDLIRYKQGDINLLINREPTGQAAEFRTAHGASASGMAFRVENARAAYELALERGAKAADPARGALGQGSYVLEGIGGSLLYLVDRYGPKGSLYDAWQPIPGAVEAEARNNVGLETLDHLTHNVRRGQMRTWSTFYNRIFGFTEQKYFDIKGQATGLFSQAMIAPDRAIRIPLNESQDDKSQIEEFIRQYNGEGIQHLALTTPDIYGTVERLRARGVALQDTLDAYYDLVDKRVPNHGEDLPRMRKNRILIDGSEKEGLLLQIFTENLFGPIFFEIIQRKGNEGFGNGNFQALFESIELDQIRRGVIKVDPAR
- a CDS encoding alpha/beta hydrolase, translating into MPLSRWCLSLLLMMGALAHAEPAAEPPAEQAPPHVSLTLASTVLKEQRHILVYLPPGYDAPGATTRYPVLYMPDGGAQEDFPHVAATVDAGIRAGELRPFIVVGIENTERRRDMTGPTRVAEDRKIAPRVGGSAAFRRFIRDELMPQVRQRYRVSEERAIIGESLAGLFIVETFFLEPSLFDSYIALSPSLWWNRDELVRKAAERLARQPGPRGALYLSSADEDNIAPQTARLAEALKAHPSKGLRWRYEPRPDLTHGTIYRAVAPGALRQWLAPTPRAGAPD
- a CDS encoding LysR family transcriptional regulator, with amino-acid sequence MDWDDLRIVLAVVRQGSLSAAARTLGSTQPTVGRRLDAFEQALGVKLFERGASGLTPTPLCAALVESLERMEEGALAIERRVAARDTGLEGTITVTSIDWLGDYVVAPLLARFGAQHPLVSLDLVNDKRRYNLARREADIAIRFGTFDEESLIERKVADVSYGLYASQAYLKAHGAPDFAEGGAGHAIVLLNDLPGKLSLSGWLRAIAPEARRNVRTNSIRSQLAVVEAGEALAVLPRMLADARPMFRRVATPQPGPVLPVRLGVHADLRETPRIRAFIDFAVRELERRAGELNPS
- a CDS encoding dienelactone hydrolase family protein, encoding MPRETVALSTSDGPCQTEVFTPEGSGPWPAVLFLMDAPGPRPALFDMAERLTRHGYLVLLPDLYHRATLPYTPQSIRELMRTPEGEKQWRTQYADPAMAQENFQTDLRAMLDYLPTRPDVRASGVGVTGYCMGGHLALRTAGLAPERVVAAASFHGGYLATDTAASPHLLAPRMKAQVYVACADNDRSCPDDMKQRLDEALTAAGVVHTVETYAGARHGFAVPGNPTYDEAASERHWKALLDLFERTLRPRA
- a CDS encoding homogentisate 1,2-dioxygenase produces the protein MTTDTETRAVTGSGLKPASGGYLSGFGNEFATEAVAGALPQGQNSPQRTPYGLYAEQLSGTAFTAPRRENKRSWLYRIRPSANHPPFQPHPQGLLRGGPFDEVAPSPNRLRWSPQPMPAEPRDFVEGLVTYAGNGDPGTGAGIAIHLYLANRSMTDKVFFNADGELLLVPQAGRLRLVTEMGVLELAPGDVGVVPRGVRFRAELPDGPVAGYICENLGAPFRLPDLGPIGSNGLANPRDFLTPVAAYEDIDRPTRVVQKFQGRLWVSEFDHSPLDVVAWHGNLAPYKYDLSRFNTIGTVSFDHPDPSIFTVLTSPSEVPGTANCDFVIFPPRWMVAEKTFRPPWFHRNVMSEFMGLVHGAYDAKAGGFSPGGASLHNCMSGHGPDQSSYEQAVRVDLQPHKIKDTLAFMFESRWVIRPTRFAMETAALQSDYDHCWSGFQKARLP
- a CDS encoding beta-lactamase family protein → MPSAVASLTLAATLGLAPTAPTAPTTPLTSRLDRAIDRALAEHRIVGTVVLVAKNGQLVYHRAAGDADREAHRPMREDSLFRLSSLTKALVSTAALAMVERHQLDLDDPVTKWIPTFRPKLADGTTPTITVRHLVTHTAGLTYGFMEPADSPYHRAQVSDGLDAPGLSMEENLRRIASVPLSYTPGTRWGYSVATDVLGEVIARAAGAPLPQVVERLVIRPLGLKDTSFQVRDVARLAAAYANATPEPVRMGEEHVIAFGPSGVRYAPGRVFDPNSFASGGAGMVGTATDFLKFLEVLRQGGGKVLTESTTRRMTVPQTAPETESLGPGWGFGLGVGVLVDPAKAHSPQPVGTVQWIGAYGHTWFIDPKNHLTVVALTNTAIEGMAGQFPNDIRDAIYDAKP